The proteins below are encoded in one region of Stigmatopora argus isolate UIUO_Sarg chromosome 2, RoL_Sarg_1.0, whole genome shotgun sequence:
- the dmxl2 gene encoding dmX-like protein 2 isoform X7 has translation MHLHQVLTGAVNPGDCCYSVGSVNDVPFTAYGSGCDVVILASDFECVQIIPGAQNGNIQVGCVECSHQLGRIAASYGNTVCIFEPLSTNPNKRHKQLNYQWQKTGQFFLDAITYNLAWDPQGYRILAATERLQLWAPPLTDALIEEEDGHVTEDKPHLVLNDWNCVWQCRTAASVHVAKWSPDGEYFATVGKDDCLLKVWYPTTGWRSAVVVQDPSEKKVPAVHFSFVYLAHPRSVTGMSWRKTSKYMPKGSVCNVLLTSCDDGVCRLWSETLLPEDSLLGGQISDNTHSFSSSLPGSSGNKDKIQHALESIHHLKHLRRGRRRSSALVAHSELLPSQLGTQDAHTHRHIAHHANALCHFHISASINPNTDIPSMLADSALFNADDGSGAGGFVVHWLNNKDLSFTCSMDLFMLQLRKFSEQQLEHATEDPLEPEGSPLKFDFDLDEMSDKASSELGEEGEPGEQGSTKASSPGSSSSLPLPSMLLERKMEILITEWNKSPDMLFTIHPTDGSFLVWHVKYLDEFKQGIFRQVQVSFSSRIPVAFPTGDANSLSKNILMYACTLTESESSRTGEQGSMVPYVAHSVSASAGLGSHALASSSNTNPGVSPAVMMVSKHVDGSLNQWAVTFAERSAFSNVLTVSHKFRYCGHRFHLNDQACHTVLPLLLTSSHHNALLTPPSAPGSIDGEQPPTLPLPKGLPRKQLRNAATRTFHDPNAIYSELILWRVDHIGPLSCTGGVSELARINSLHTSAFSNVAWLPSLVPSSVLGTYCNSASACFVASDGKNLRLYQAVVDARKLLDELSDPETSKLVGEVFNIVSQQSTARPGCIIELDVITNQCGANTQLLHVFQEDFILGYKPQKEPDTHTAAFLSGEDYQPPPFSEKFFLVVIEKDLNRNSVLQMWHLHLQSVQACVDEPNKDSSFQSQLMVPNQIVNADSSPETSPVRPLPRSASTVNLQSASKLILSSKLVYSKRLDLPHGVEVTRATPSAGHLSSSSIYPVCLAPYLIVTTCSDSRVRFWHCAVEGDHGDSDNDRDKRMYRWEPWALMNEEEDNNSAVFVSGRPVAVSCSYIGRLAVAFKQPRQGQISGKEFSMHVSIYECESTGGSEWVLEQTLHLEEFNRPSQTLDPRVSVDSNLFVYSRSDLYMCRDRNSPNIKHYVHLDWLSKEDGSHILTVGVGSNILMYGRISGMVHEQTSSKEGVAVITLPLGGSIKQGIRSRWILLRAVDLLSSVDGTPSLPVSLSWVRDGILVVGMDCEMHVYAQWHQDKKPGEGEEGNMSSVDIAGGQTQASSSVFEGRARSKSVFEGSVAVDEALRAPAGLQEGGLFEAAHSLSPTLPQYHPTQLLELMDLGKVRRAKAILAHLVKCIAGEVAVVRDVEAGEGGARRHLSRTISVTGSTAKDTIVAGRDGGRDYTEINSIPPLPLYALMLADEDTSFKGTEEPVKGPKVANGDTRHMSSEDQYADLFQVPTVTTDDFVNFATDKPEKKSRVINLSQYGPAYFGPEHAQVLSSHLMHSSLPGLTRLEQMFLVALADTVATTSAEVTSSTDQQYTGGEALDECGLRYLLAMRLHTCLLTSLPPLYRMQLLHQGLSTCHFAWAFHSEAEEELLNMIPAMQRGDLQWSELRAVGVGWWIRNINTLRKMVEKLGKAAFQRHNDPLDAALFYLAMKKKAVLWGLFRSQHDEKMTQFFKNNFTEDRWRRAALKNAFSLLGKQRFEQSAAFFLLAGSLKDAIEVLLEKMEDLQLAMIVARLYEADFENSSTCQGLLFEKVLGCNKDGSQYHCSRLHPDPFLRSIAYWIMKDYTQALDTLLERIPKDDDDDNPDVMVKSCNPVVFSFYNYLRTHPLIIRRHYATSEGTTTTVGLTAEKNSADEINLIERKLFFTTANAHFKVGCPVLALEVLSKIPKVTKKSGSSPLSKASSKVNVSLNQPLEQSTGLDWGSSAPPAWGGNESSGGMDWGQPVSKLEDDDLKLDWGDDKDDDEDEEEEDCLTMKKLETETKVEGTFDSKLQRDDSKGDSEVDVIAEQLKFRACLKILMTELRTLATGFEVDGGKLRFQLYSWLEKEIAAMHTICNYKVEGKEREPEVERWAERAVSVDISDDMLERTDADAYERHQMERRRLQAKQQHSERRKAWLRKNQALLRVFLSYCSLHGAKGGGVTSVRMELLFLLQESQQEITVKQLQSPLPLPTTLPLLSACIATTKTVIANPVLHLSNHIRDILHTITLMEAPPHPDVIDERVNALHTLAASLSACIYQALCDSHSYSSQTEANQFTGMVYQGLLLSERKRLRTESIEEHITPNSAPAQWPGVSSLISLLTSAKEEDQPRLNVLLCEAVMAVYLALLIHGLGTHNSNELFRLAAHPLNNRMWAAVFGGGAKVIIKPKRPEAPPVVPPQPPAEDGDRYRRRFNMRMLVPGRPVKETPAAPPPLPAERPTYREKFIPPELSMWDYFVAKPFLPLSDSNTLCDSDESGAEDDEDDDDAFLSDTQITEHSDPNSYSWALIRLAMVKMFHHSIKNFLPITGLDFADLPVTSPFTNAVLKTLENWEHILLETMNKFDGPPPNYINTYPTDLSAGGGPAILRHKAMLEPDNTPFKTKNHQSFPARRLWHFLVKQEVLQETLIRYIFTKKRKQSESVDNHMERVKPNCIAGASALNKVEADLGYPGGKAKIVHKESDIIMAFAINKANSNEIVLASTHDVQEVDVSTLVAVQPYAWIGEEFDKESRSSDDVDYKSSHTNIAQASSGPFAPPQMPVSASMPWLGSGQTSMGASVIMKRNLNNVKRMTSHPIYQYYMTGAQDGSVRMFEWNRPQQLICFRQAGNARVTRLYFNSQGNKCGVADGEGFLSLWQVNQTSSNPKPYLSWQCHTKTCGDFAFITSSSLIATAGQSNDNRNVCLWDTLISPSNTMVHAFPCHENGATVLQYAPKQQLLITGGRKGFVCVFDIRQRQLLHTFQAHDSAIKALALDAFEDFFVTGSAEGNMKVWKLAGHGLMHSFGSEHAKQSIFRNIGAGVMQVETRPGNRIFTCGADGTLKMRVLPDRYNIPSGLIDVL, from the exons ATGCATCTGCACCAGGTTCTGACGGGGGCTGTGAATCCCGGCGATTGCTGCTACTCGGTGGGCAGCGTCAATGACGTTCCCTTCACG gctTATGGCTCAGGTTGTGATGTAGTGATCTTGGCCAGTGACTTCGAGTGTGTGCAGATCATCCCAGGAGCTCAGAATGGGAACATTCAGGTGGGCTGTGTGGAGTGCTCCCATCAGCTTGGCAGG ATTGCTGCCTCCTACGGAAACACAGTCTGTATCTTTGAACCTCTCTCTACCAACCCAAACAAGCGCCACAAG CAGCTTAACTATCAGTGGCAAAAGACAGGGCAGTTCTTCCTCGATGCCATCACCTACAACCTGGCCTGGGACCCGCAGG GGTACCGTATCCTAGCAGCAACCGAGCGGCTCCAGCTGTGGGCTCCACCGTTGACAGACGCTCTAATTGAAGAGGAGGACGGTCACGTGACTGAGGATAAGCCTCATCTCGTTCTGAATGACTGGAATtgcgtctggcagtgcag GACTGCTGCTTCCGTGCATGTTGCCAAGTGGTCCCCTGATGGAGAGTACTTCGCAACAGTTGGGAAG GATGACTGTTTACTCAAAGTATGGTATCCAACTACGGGCTGGCGTTCTGCAGTTGTGGTCCAGGACCCCTCAGAAAAGAAAGTCCCTGCTGTTCACTTCTCCTTTGTTTATCTGGCCCATCCCCGCTCAGTCACTGGTATGTCCTGGAGGAAGACCAGCAAGTACATGCCAAA GGGTTCAGTCTGCAATGTTTTGCTGACATCCTGTGACGATGGCGTGTGCCGCCTGTGGTCGGAGACCTTGCTTCCCGAGGACAGCTTGCTCGGCGGGCAAATATCTGATAACACGCACTCTTTTAGCTCCAGCTTACCAGGCTCGTCAGGCAATAAGGACAAGATTCAGCATGCTTTAGAG TCTATTCACCATCTGAAGCATCTGCGTCGGGGAAGGCGACGATCATCTGCTTTGGTAGCCCACAGTGAGCTGCTCCCTTCTCAGCTTGGAACACaggatgcacacacacaccgtcACATTGCTCATCATGCCAACGCATTGTGTCACTTCCACATCTCAGCAAGTATTAATCCCAACACAG ACATCCCATCAATGCTGGCAGACTCTGCACTCTTCAACGCAGATGACGGCAGCGGCGCAGGAGGATTTGTTGTTCACTGGCTCAATAATAAAGACCTAAGCTTCACCTGTTCCATGGATCTTTTTATGCTACAGCTTCGCAAGTTCTCTGAGCAGCAGTTAGAACATGCAACAGAAGACCCCTTGGAACCTGAAGGATCCCCTTTGAAGTTTGATTTTg ACCTGGATGAAATGTCTGACAAAGCCTCATCTGAGCTTGGAGAAGAGGGAGAACCAGGGGAGCAAGGAAGCACAAAGGCATCATCTCCAGGATCCAGCTCCAGCTTGCCTTTGCCCTCAATGCTACTGGAGAGAAAAATGGAGATTCTGATCACAGAGTGGAATAAGAGTCCTGACATGCTGTTCACCATTCACCCAACTGATGGTTCTTTCCTTGTATGGCATGTGAAGTACTTGGATGAATTCAAGCAAGGCATCTTTAGGCAGGTTCAG GTGTCCTTTTCCTCTCGTATCCCAGTGGCATTTCCCACAGGTGATGCCAATTCTTTgagtaaaaacattttgatgtaTGCCTGTACTTTGACCGAGAGTGAAAGTTCAAGAACAGGCGAGCAGGGTAGCATGGTTCCATATGTCGCTCACTCCGTGTCAGCTTCAGCTGGCCTCGGTTCACATGCCCTGGCCTCTTCTTCTAACACAAATCCTGGCGTCAGTCCTGCTGTCATGATGGTCTCCAAACATGTTGATGGATCTCTTAACCAG TGGGCTGTGACATTTGCCGAGCGCTCTGCCTTCTCCAACGTATTGACTGTGTCCCACAAATTCCGCTACTGTGGTCACCGTTTCCATCTGAATGATCAAGCCTGTCACACAGTGCTACCACTGCTGCTCACTTCATCACACCACAATGCACTACTTACACCGCCCTCAGCTCCTGGTAGCATTGATGGGGAACAACCTCCCACCCTTCCCCTTCCAAAGGGACTTCCTAG GAAGCAGCTTCGCAATGCAGCAACAAGGACCTTCCATGACCCCAATGCCATCTACAGTGAACTCATCTTGTGGCGAGTGGATCATATTGGACCACTCTCTTGCACTGGAGGAGTCTCGGAATTGGCTCGAATCAACTCTCTACACACCTCTGCATTCAGCAATGTTGCTTGGCTACCTTCACTTGTCCCTAGCTCTGTACTTG GAACATACTGTAATAGTGCCAGTGCCTGCTTTGTGGCATCAGATGGTAAGAACCTGCGTCTCTATCAAGCTGTAGTGGATGCCAGAAAGCTACTAGATGAGCTCTCAGATCCAGAAACATCT AAACTAGTTGGGGAAGTGTTCAACATTGTCAGCCAGCAGTCCACTGCCAGACCTGGCTGTATCATAGAGCTAGATGTCATTACAAACCAG TGTGGGGCCAACACCCAGCTGCTGCATGTCTTCCAAGAGGATTTTATTCTAGGTTACAAACCTCAAAAAGAACCAGATACACATACGGCTGCTTTTCTATCTGGTGAAG ATTATCAACCTCCTCCATTTTCTGAGAAATTTTTCCTCGTGGTGATAGAAAAGGATCTCAACAGAAACTCTGTGCTGCAAATGTGGCACCTGCACCTCCAGTCTGTTCAGGCTTGTGTCG ATGAACCGAACAAAGATTCTAGTTTCCAGAGCCAGCTCATGGTTCCCAACCAAATTGTGAATGCTGACTCATCTCCAGAGACATCCCCTGTCAGACCACTCCCGCGCTCAGCCTCCACGGTCAACTTGCAATCAGCCAGCAAACTCATCCTCAGTTCCAAATTGGTGTACAGCAAGCGACTTGACTTGCCTCACGGGGTAGAGGTTACCAGAGCAACACCGTCTGCTG GCCATCTCAGTTCCTCCTCCATCTACCCTGTGTGCCTGGCTCCCTATCTGATTGTGACTACCTGCTCTGACTCTCGAGTGCGGTTCTGGCACTGTGCCGTAGAGGGTGATCACGGAGATAGTGACAATGACCGGGACAAGCGGATGTACCGCTGGGAGCCGTGGGCTTTAATGAATGAGGAAGAAGACAACAACAGCGCTGTGTTTGTATCAGGACGGCCCGTTGCAGTGTCCTGCTCCTATATTGGTAGGCTGGCTGTAGCGTTTAAACAGCCACGTCAAGGACAG aTTTCTGGAAAAGAGTTTTCAATGCACGTGTCTATCTATGAGTGTGAATCAACTGGTGGTTCAGAGTGGGTTTTGGAGCAAACGCTCCACTTGGAAGAATTTAATAGACCCTCTCAAACATTGGACCCAAGAGTCAGTGTGGACTCAAacctgtttgtttacagcag ATCGGACCTGTACATGTGCAGAGACCGCAATTCCCCCAATATCAAGCACTACGTCCACTTGGATTGGTTATCCAAAGAAGATGGCTCTCACATTCTCACTGTGGGGGTTGGCTCCAACATTCTTATGTATGGCCGAATCTCCGGCATGGTCCATGAGCAGACAAGTAGCAAAGAGGGCGTGGCTGTCATCACACTCCCTCTAGGGGGCAGTATCAAGCAGGGGATACGCTCTCGCTGGATCCTGCTACGGGCCGTGGACTTGCTGTCCTCTGTGGATGGCACGCCTTCTCTGCCGGTTTCACTCTCCTGGGTTAGGGATGGCATCTTGGTGGTGGGCATGGACTGTGAGATGCACGTGTATGCCCAATGGCACCAGGACAAGAAGCCCGGTGAAGGAGAGGAGGGCAACATGTCATCTGTAGACATTGCAGGAGGCCAAACTCAAGCTTCTTCCTCAGTCTTTGAAGGGAGAGCCAGGTCTAAAAGTGTGTTTGAAGGAAGCGTTGCAGTGGATGAGGCCTTACGTGCACCGGCTGGACTTCAAGAGGGTGGACTTTTTGAGGCGGCTCACTCTCTGTCCCCAACATTACCCCAGTATCATCCCACGCAACTGCTTGAACTAATGGATTTGGGAAAGGTTCGTCGAGCCAAA GCCATTCTTGCTCATTTGGTAAAGTGTATTGCTGGGGAGGTGGCTGTAGTCCGGGATGTGGAGGCAGGTGAAGGCGGAGCCAGGAGACATCTCTCCCGAACCATCAGTGTGACTGGCAGCACAGCAAAAGACACAATTGTGGCCGGTCGCGATGGTGGACGGGATTACACCGAAATCAACTCCATCCCCCCGCTTCCGCTCTATGCCCTCATGTTGGCTGATGAAGATACTTCCTTTAAGGGGACTGAAGAACCTGTCAAAGGACCAAAAGTAGCCAATGGTGACACCAGGCACATGTCTAGTGAGGACCAATATGCTGACCTCTTCCAG GTGCCAACAGTCACCACAGATGACTTTGTGAACTTTGCCACAGACAAACCAGAGAAGAAATCTCGTGTTATCAACCTCTCACAATATGGTCCTGCTTACTTTGGACCAGAGCATGCACAG GTGTTATCCAGTCACCTTATGCACTCCAGCCTCCCTGGACTTACCCGACTTGAGCAGATGTTCTTGGTGGCCCTGGCTGACACTGTAGCAACCACTAGTGCTGAGGTCACTAGCTCCACGGACCAACAATACACAG GAGGCGAGGCTCTGGATGAGTGTGGACTGAGGTACTTGCTGGCCATGCGTCTTCATACTTGCCTGCTCACCTCTCTGCCCCCACTTTACCGCATGCAGCTTCTTCACCAGG GTCTGTCAACATGCCATTTTGCCTGGGCCTTTCACTCTGAAGCAGAGGAGGAGCTGTTGAATATGATTCCGGCAATGCAGAGAGGTGACCTGCAGTGGTCTGAGCTCCGAGCGGTTGGGGTTGGTTGGTGGATACGCAACATCAACACCCTGAGGAAAATGGTGGAGAAG TTGGGCAAAGCTGCATTCCAGAGGCACAACGACCCCTTAGATGCTGCGCTCTTCTACTTGGCAATGAAGAAAAAGGCTGTCCTTTGGGGTCTGTTCAG GTCCCAGCATGATGAGAAGATGACTCAGTTCTTCAAGAATAATTTCACTGAAGACCGTTGGCGAAGGGCAGCTCTAAAAAATGCTTTCTCCCTGCTTGGAAAACAACGCTTTGAACAGTCAGCCGCTTTCTTCTTACTGGCAGGATCCCTCAAAGATGCAATCGAG GTGTTGCTGGAGAAGATGGAGGATCTCCAATTAGCCATGATAGTTGCCAGATTGTACGAGGCTGACTTTGAGAACTCATCCACCTGCCAAGGCCTCCTTTTTGAGAAGGTTCTTGGCTGTAACAAGGACGGAAGTCAGTACCACTGTTCAAGACTTCACCCTGACCCATTCTTGCGCAGCATAGCATACTGGATAATGAAGGATTACACCCAAGCTCTGGACACACTTTTAGAGCGCATCCctaaagatgatgatgatgataaccCTG ATGTGATGGTAAAATCTTGCAACCCCGTGGTGTTCAGTTTTTACAACTATCTAAGAACACACCCGCTCATCATCCGACGACACTATGCTACTTCAGAGGGCACAACAACCACTGTGGGTCTCACTGCAGAAAAGAACAGTGCAGACGAGATCAACCTAATAGAGCGCAAATTGTTCTTCACCACAGCCAATGCTCATTTTAAG GTGGGCTGCCCAGTTCTAGCCCTGGAGGTGCTTTCCAAAATCCCCAAAGTTACCAAGAAATCCGGGTCATCTCCACTCAGCAAGGCTTCATCCAAGGTCAACGTGAGCTTAAACCAGCCACTGGAACAGAGCACAGGACTGGACTGGGGTTCATCTGCTCCCCCTGCATGGGGAGGGAATGAAAGTTCAGGCGGGATGGATTGGGGCCAACCCGTGAGCAAGTTGGAGGATGATGACCTTAAGCTTGACTGGGGAGATGACAAAGACGATGAtgaagacgaggaggaggaggattgtCTGACTATGAAGAAACTTGAAACTGAGACAAAAGTGGAGGGAACATTTGATTCAAAGCTGCAGAGAGACGACTCAAAG GGTGACTCTGAGGTGGACGTGATAGCTGAACAGCTGAAGTTCCGTGCCTGTCTAAAAATTTTAATGACAGAGCTGCGCACGCTCGCTACCGGCTTCGAGGTCGATGGAGGGAAGCTTCGTTTTCAGCTCTACAGTTGGCTTGAAAAGGAGATCGCAGCAATGCACACCATCTGCAACTACAAG GTAGAAGGGAAGGAGCGAGAGCCAGAAGTGGAGCGCTGGGCGGAACGAGCAGTATCGGTGGATATATCAGATGACATGTTGGAGAGAACAGACGCCGATGCCTATGAGCGTCACCAAATGGAGCGGCGACGTCTCCAAGCAAAGCAGCAGCACTCGGAGAGGCGCAAGGCTTGGCTGAGGAAGAACCAGGCCTTGCTTAGAGTCTTCCTCTCTTACTGCAGCCTCCACGGAGCCAAGGGTGGCGGAGTCACCTCTGTACGCATGGAGCTCCTGTTCCTTCTGCAGGAGAGTCAGCAG GAGATCACAGTGAAGCAGCTTCAATCTCCCCTGCCTCTGCCAACCACCTTGCCTCTGCTCTCGGCCTGCATCGCCACCACCAAAACGGTCATAGCCAATCCCGTGCTTCATCTCAGCAACCACATTCGCGATATCCTCCACACCATCACCCTAATGGAGGCACCGCCGCATCCAGATGTCATAGATGAGCGG GTAAATGCCCTGCACACACTGGCAGCGTCTCTGTCTGCTTGCATCTACCAGGCACTGTGTGACAGCCACAGTTACAG CAGCCAGACAGAGGCCAACCAATTTACTGGAATGGTGTACCAGGGCTTGTTGCTCAGCGAAAGGAAACGACTCCGTACAGAAAGCATCGAGGAACATATCACTCCTAATTCAGCTCCTGCTCAATGGCCAG GTGTGTCGTCCCTGATTTCTCTGTTGACGTCTGCCAAGGAGGAGGACCAGCCAAGACTCAACGTGCTTCTGTGCGAGGCAGTCATGGCTGTTTATTTAGCCTTGCTCATCCACGGCTTGGGCACCCACAACAGCAATGAACTCTTCCGCCTCGCCGCACATCCCCTCAACAATCGCATGTGGGCTGCTGTCTTTGGAGGAGGAGCCAAAGTCATAATTAAGCCAAAGAGGCCCGAGGCCCCACCAG TGGTGCCCCCTCAGCCTCCAGCTGAGGATGGAGACCGATACAGGCGCAGGTTTAACATGAGGATGTTAGTTCCCGGACGCCCTGTGAAGGAGACACCAGCTGCCCCGCCGCCGCTGCCTGCAGAGAGACCCACTTACAGGGAGAAATTTATTCCCCCAGAGTTGAGCATGTGGGACTATTTTGTAGCCAAA CCCTTCCTGCCGTTATCAGACAGCAACACTCTCTGTGACTCGGATGAAAGTGGAGCAGAGgacgatgaagatgatgatgatgccttCCTTTCAGATACTCAGATAACTGAGCACTCTGACCCCAACTCATACAG CTGGGCCCTGATCCGCTTGGCCATGGTGAAAATGTTTCATCACAGCATTAAAAATTTCCTCCCTATCACTGGTCTTGACTTTGCAG ACCTGCCAGTCACTTCACCTTTTACAAATGCTGTGTTGAAGACCTTGGAGAACTGGGAACATATTTTACTGGAGACGATGAATAAATTTGATGGTCCGCCCCCCAACTACATTAACACTTACCCTACTGACCTTAGCGCTGGAGGCGGTCCCGCCATCCTGCGTCACAAGGCCATGCTGGAGCCAGACAATACTCCTTTCAA GACAAAGAATCACCAGTCCTTTCCAGCCCGGCGGTTGTGGCATTTCTTGGTCAAACAGGAAGTTCTTCAGGAGACCTTAATCCGTTACATCTTCACCAAGAAAAGGAAGCAGAGCGAG TCTGTAGACAACCATATGGAGCGTGTAAAGCCAAACTGCATAGCTGGAGCTAGCGCTCTCAACAAG GTGGAGGCAGATTTGGGCTATCCTGGAGGCAAAGCAAAAATTGTTCACAAGGAATCGGACATTATTATGGCATTTGCAATTAACAAG GCTAACTCTAACGAAATAGTGCTGGCCTCAACCCACGATGTCCAGGAAGTGGATGTGTCCACGTTGGTGGCTGTTCAGCCTTACGCCTGGATTGGAGAGGAGTTTGATAAGGAGTCACGCAG CTCTGATGACGTTGACTACAAGTCATCGCATACCAACATTGCCCAGGCCAGCTCTGGTCCGTTTGCACCACCACAGATGCCCGTCTCTGCATCCATGCCGTGGCTGGGTAGTGGGCAGACCAGCATGGGAGCCAGTGTG ATCATGAAGAGGAATCTTAATAACGTCAAGAGGATGACGTCTCACCCAATATATCAGTATT ATATGACAGGGGCCCAGGATGGCAGTGTTCGCATGTTTGAATGGAACAGACCTCAGCAGCTCATCTGCTTCAGACAAGCAGGCAACGCTCGCGTCACTCGACTGTATTTTAACTCCCAGGGCAACAAG TGTGGCGTTGCTGACGGAGAGGGATTTCTCAGTCTGTGGCAAGTCAATCAGACCTCCTCAAATCCCAAACCTTACCTG AGTTGGCAGTGCCACACAAAAACATGTGGAGATTTTGCATTCATCACATCTTCGAGTCTCATCGCCACGGCCGGACAATCCAATGACAACAG AAATGTGTGTCTTTGGGACACCCTGATATCCCCCAGCAATACCATGGTCCATG CGTTCCCCTGTCACGAAAACGGAGCCACA